A section of the Tachysurus fulvidraco isolate hzauxx_2018 chromosome 7, HZAU_PFXX_2.0, whole genome shotgun sequence genome encodes:
- the LOC113649567 gene encoding uncharacterized protein LOC113649567 isoform X1, with translation MYVATVYEKALVYHKAFDNFLSWVSLDATYQRTCKSDKRSRRSSKKMESSKRSLYEVDGYIHDVSDVLVSRSGSYFTALLQEAGKTTRVVVFDVQKHNVFQCAERDRSPVKLTTVGFSPSRQVKNTNDVTVNSRTRISVARQLSYVFEENLCATTPFLTLEEIIKDTREYQRVSVKVKIVRAFESKDSVVRGQRMSLQNVIVADVDHLMLLAVWGVNDLQVGKWYNAFNLSVRLFKNNMSLSTTAQTTMEKLEDCGPTKDFDESEIKTVNGEILEADVKVEHYCPKHHVLENVNLGTLMTRCSKCSSYCKTSKITVEIRGHVGVSMEGQQEKFIFCVVVFFFFFLRRVLMHHFIFSLLKINPCNFYCRRF, from the exons atgtatgttgccacggtatacgagaaggcattggtctatcataaagcttttgataactttttgtcttgGGTCTCTCTAGATGCTacataccaaaggacatgcaaatcggacaaacggtctaggaggagttcaaAAAA GATGGAAAGTTCTAAAAGATCTTTATACGAAGTGGATGGGTACATACACGATGTGTCCGATGTGTTGGTGTCAAGATCGGGCAGCTACTTCACGGCTTTGTTACAGGAGGCAGGAAAAACCACGCGAGTCGTCGTGTTTGATGTACAAAAACACAACGTGTTCCAGTGTGCTGAGAGGGATAG GAGTCCAGTAAAGCTTACAACCGTTGGGTTTTCACCATCTCGTCAGgtgaaaaatacaaatgatgTGACCGTAAACAGCAGGACAAGAATTTCAGTTGCTCGACAATTGTCCTATGTGTTTGAGGAGAACTTGTGCGCTACAACTCCATTTTTAACTCTTGAAGAAATCATAAAAGATACAAGAGAGTATCAACGG GTGTCTGTAAAGGTGAAGATCGTGAGAGCTTTTGAGAGTAAGGACTCTGTTGTACGGGGACAAAGAATGTCTTTACAAAATGTGATTGTCGCAGATGTGGACCACCTAATGTTGCTAGCTGTGTGGGGTGTGAATGACCTTCAGGTTGGAAAATGGTACAATGCGTTCAATTTGTCTGTACGGTTATTCAAGAATAATATGTCACTGAGCACAACAGCACAGACAACAATGGAAAAGCTGGAAGACTGTGGGCCAACAAAAGATTTCGACGAGAGCGAGATCAAAACTGTTAATGGTGAAATTCTGGAAGCAGATGTGAAGGTTGAACATTATTGTCCGAAGCATCATGTGCTCGAGAACGTAAACCTTGGCACTTTAATGACTAGGTGCAGTAAATGTTCCTCATATTGTAAAACATCCAAGATCACTGTTGAAATTCGAGGCCATGTTGGTGTTTCAATGGAAGGACAACAAGAGAAATTTATattttgtgtggtggtgtttttttttttttttttgagaagggTTTTAATGCaccattttattttcagtttactgaaaataaatccGTGCAATTTTTATTGTAGAAGATTTTAA
- the tbxta gene encoding T-box transcription factor T-A isoform X1 yields MTMSCSTPDQRLEHLLSAVESEFHKGTEKGDTSERDIKLTLEDAELWSKFKELTNEMIVTKTGRRMFPVLRASVSGLDPNAMYSVLLDFVAADNNRWKYVNGEWVPGGKPEPQSPSCVYIHPDSPNFGAHWMKAPVSFSKVKLSNKLNGGGQIMLNSLHKYEPRIHIVKVGGIQKMISSQSFPETQFIAVTAYQNEEITALKIKHNPFAKAFLDAKERSDHRESQDQSSDNQQSGYSQIGGWFLPSNGPICPSNSPPQFTQSPGHSSSSYCERYSSLRSHRASPYPSHYPHRNTNNNNYMDSSSGGIPAHDNWSTLQIPNSSGMGTLTHTTNTTSNTSQYPSLWSVAGTALTPSGSASGSIAGGLTSQFLRGSSVSYSGLTSSLPVSSPSSMYDPSMTEAGVADAQFETSIARLTASWAPVAQSY; encoded by the exons ATGACTATGAGTTGTTCCACTCCCGACCAGAGACTGGAGCATCTCCTGAGCGCAGTGGAGAGCGAGTTTCACAAAGGGACTGAAAAAGGAGACACGTCCGAGAGGGACATTAAACTCACCCTGGAGGACGCAGAGCTGTGGAGCAAATTTAAAGAGTTAACTAATGAAATGATTGTCACAAAGACTGGAAG ACGGATGTTCCCTGTTCTGAGGGCCAGTGTTAGCGGTCTGGACCCCAATGCTATGTATTCGGTGCTGCTGGACTTTGTGGCTGCAGATAATAACCGCTGGAAGTATGTGAACGGAGAGTGGGTACCGGGCGGAAAGCCTGAGCCTCAGAGCCCCAGCTGTGTGTACATCCACCCAGATTCACCCAACTTTGGAGCCCACTGGATGAAAGCACCGGTCTCCTTCAGCAAAGTCAAACTGTCCAACAAACTCAATGGAGGAGGACAG ATCATGCTGAACTCTCTGCACAAGTATGAGCCGAGGATCCACATCGTGAAGGTGGGCGGCATCCAGAAAATGATCAGCAGCCAGTCTTTCCCAGAGACTCAGTTCATAGCAGTGACTGCCTACCAAAACGAAGAG ATTACAGCACTGAAGATCAAACACAACCCGTTTGCTAAGGCCTTCTTGGATGCTaaagagag GAGTGACCACCGGGAGTCCCAAGATCAAAGCAGTGACAATCAGCAGTCTGGCTACTCACAGA TTGGTGGCTGGTTTTTGCCCAGTAATGGCCCCATCTGTCCCAGCAATAGCCCACCACAGTTCACTCAGTCACCAGGTCACTCCTCCAGCTCTTATTGTGAGAGATATTCCAGCCTGCGGAGCCACCGAGCATCTCCTTACCCAAGCCATTACCCTCATCGCAACACTAACAACA ACAATTACATGGACAGCTCTTCAGGGGGTATTCCAGCCCATGATAATTGGTCAACCTTGCAAATCCCTAATTCTAGTGGAATGGGCACGCTCACTcataccaccaacaccaccTCCAACACAAG CCAGTACCCCAGCTTATGGTCTGTGGCAGGGACAGCCCTCACACCGTCTGGCTCGGCCTCAGGCTCCATTGCTGGGGGTCTAACCTCTCAGTTCCTGCGAGGTTCCTCCGTGTCTTACTCAGGTCTGACCTCTTCTCTACCCGTCTCTTCTCCGTCGTCCATGTACGATCCAAGCATGACCGAGGCGGGAGTGGCCGATGCCCAGTTTGAAACCTCCATTGCCAGACTTACAGCTTCCTGGGCACCTGTAGCACAGAGCTACTGA
- the LOC113649567 gene encoding uncharacterized protein LOC113649567 isoform X2, with amino-acid sequence MESSKRSLYEVDGYIHDVSDVLVSRSGSYFTALLQEAGKTTRVVVFDVQKHNVFQCAERDRSPVKLTTVGFSPSRQVKNTNDVTVNSRTRISVARQLSYVFEENLCATTPFLTLEEIIKDTREYQRVSVKVKIVRAFESKDSVVRGQRMSLQNVIVADVDHLMLLAVWGVNDLQVGKWYNAFNLSVRLFKNNMSLSTTAQTTMEKLEDCGPTKDFDESEIKTVNGEILEADVKVEHYCPKHHVLENVNLGTLMTRCSKCSSYCKTSKITVEIRGHVGVSMEGQQEKFIFCVVVFFFFFLRRVLMHHFIFSLLKINPCNFYCRRF; translated from the exons ATGGAAAGTTCTAAAAGATCTTTATACGAAGTGGATGGGTACATACACGATGTGTCCGATGTGTTGGTGTCAAGATCGGGCAGCTACTTCACGGCTTTGTTACAGGAGGCAGGAAAAACCACGCGAGTCGTCGTGTTTGATGTACAAAAACACAACGTGTTCCAGTGTGCTGAGAGGGATAG GAGTCCAGTAAAGCTTACAACCGTTGGGTTTTCACCATCTCGTCAGgtgaaaaatacaaatgatgTGACCGTAAACAGCAGGACAAGAATTTCAGTTGCTCGACAATTGTCCTATGTGTTTGAGGAGAACTTGTGCGCTACAACTCCATTTTTAACTCTTGAAGAAATCATAAAAGATACAAGAGAGTATCAACGG GTGTCTGTAAAGGTGAAGATCGTGAGAGCTTTTGAGAGTAAGGACTCTGTTGTACGGGGACAAAGAATGTCTTTACAAAATGTGATTGTCGCAGATGTGGACCACCTAATGTTGCTAGCTGTGTGGGGTGTGAATGACCTTCAGGTTGGAAAATGGTACAATGCGTTCAATTTGTCTGTACGGTTATTCAAGAATAATATGTCACTGAGCACAACAGCACAGACAACAATGGAAAAGCTGGAAGACTGTGGGCCAACAAAAGATTTCGACGAGAGCGAGATCAAAACTGTTAATGGTGAAATTCTGGAAGCAGATGTGAAGGTTGAACATTATTGTCCGAAGCATCATGTGCTCGAGAACGTAAACCTTGGCACTTTAATGACTAGGTGCAGTAAATGTTCCTCATATTGTAAAACATCCAAGATCACTGTTGAAATTCGAGGCCATGTTGGTGTTTCAATGGAAGGACAACAAGAGAAATTTATattttgtgtggtggtgtttttttttttttttttgagaagggTTTTAATGCaccattttattttcagtttactgaaaataaatccGTGCAATTTTTATTGTAGAAGATTTTAA
- the tbxta gene encoding T-box transcription factor T-A isoform X2: protein MIVTKTGRRMFPVLRASVSGLDPNAMYSVLLDFVAADNNRWKYVNGEWVPGGKPEPQSPSCVYIHPDSPNFGAHWMKAPVSFSKVKLSNKLNGGGQIMLNSLHKYEPRIHIVKVGGIQKMISSQSFPETQFIAVTAYQNEEITALKIKHNPFAKAFLDAKERSDHRESQDQSSDNQQSGYSQIGGWFLPSNGPICPSNSPPQFTQSPGHSSSSYCERYSSLRSHRASPYPSHYPHRNTNNNNYMDSSSGGIPAHDNWSTLQIPNSSGMGTLTHTTNTTSNTSQYPSLWSVAGTALTPSGSASGSIAGGLTSQFLRGSSVSYSGLTSSLPVSSPSSMYDPSMTEAGVADAQFETSIARLTASWAPVAQSY from the exons ATGATTGTCACAAAGACTGGAAG ACGGATGTTCCCTGTTCTGAGGGCCAGTGTTAGCGGTCTGGACCCCAATGCTATGTATTCGGTGCTGCTGGACTTTGTGGCTGCAGATAATAACCGCTGGAAGTATGTGAACGGAGAGTGGGTACCGGGCGGAAAGCCTGAGCCTCAGAGCCCCAGCTGTGTGTACATCCACCCAGATTCACCCAACTTTGGAGCCCACTGGATGAAAGCACCGGTCTCCTTCAGCAAAGTCAAACTGTCCAACAAACTCAATGGAGGAGGACAG ATCATGCTGAACTCTCTGCACAAGTATGAGCCGAGGATCCACATCGTGAAGGTGGGCGGCATCCAGAAAATGATCAGCAGCCAGTCTTTCCCAGAGACTCAGTTCATAGCAGTGACTGCCTACCAAAACGAAGAG ATTACAGCACTGAAGATCAAACACAACCCGTTTGCTAAGGCCTTCTTGGATGCTaaagagag GAGTGACCACCGGGAGTCCCAAGATCAAAGCAGTGACAATCAGCAGTCTGGCTACTCACAGA TTGGTGGCTGGTTTTTGCCCAGTAATGGCCCCATCTGTCCCAGCAATAGCCCACCACAGTTCACTCAGTCACCAGGTCACTCCTCCAGCTCTTATTGTGAGAGATATTCCAGCCTGCGGAGCCACCGAGCATCTCCTTACCCAAGCCATTACCCTCATCGCAACACTAACAACA ACAATTACATGGACAGCTCTTCAGGGGGTATTCCAGCCCATGATAATTGGTCAACCTTGCAAATCCCTAATTCTAGTGGAATGGGCACGCTCACTcataccaccaacaccaccTCCAACACAAG CCAGTACCCCAGCTTATGGTCTGTGGCAGGGACAGCCCTCACACCGTCTGGCTCGGCCTCAGGCTCCATTGCTGGGGGTCTAACCTCTCAGTTCCTGCGAGGTTCCTCCGTGTCTTACTCAGGTCTGACCTCTTCTCTACCCGTCTCTTCTCCGTCGTCCATGTACGATCCAAGCATGACCGAGGCGGGAGTGGCCGATGCCCAGTTTGAAACCTCCATTGCCAGACTTACAGCTTCCTGGGCACCTGTAGCACAGAGCTACTGA